In Procambarus clarkii isolate CNS0578487 chromosome 60, FALCON_Pclarkii_2.0, whole genome shotgun sequence, one genomic interval encodes:
- the LOC123766894 gene encoding uncharacterized protein has translation MSQCGTGKDCAMQSCDGKSCSYNTRCKMSNGIGCVNLSTGSRCGTLHLNPAERYTSKIYCDRVSPAAVTTNYQTVSSKVMKSSVRDDCYDTLGNGTCGSYVKMASLQEITRETVPLHSAECSYGENSDKPVHKIPVADTKVMEVTKLEARGDGAEIVGSTGMMRAGGRHQLVDIHGLAVFLRQSTRCLSCQAACCLYVTGTISAQLAAVTQVKITCQKCHYTASQALSRPATASDDSGSPRPTSLQPTPPADNQSPLLPTTSNDLHQSHSYISTLHQNSLKIPKEEQTSATTLPGYSTVRGTKWLASRSGASSKLPILSSLPSFQSLEEMMKEEAQALPSSTSSHHTIKPPSTFVDNKNILSTLDLCDSTHSCSLSATPPDHNKVIAYTHGSTAAVSSSSTMKKASSHCGSQANNNFNLCDEVEEPKRLPETQNHTPKLSSKTALSSHQTSAADSSIPCAPSLASAFSSTSSDAHSSSTLSPTFSSSIFPNSASALLKLLSSTVSSPPLPFTLPLYSALFQNTLVPDPLMETLEIKKKVEKGLEESLRLVRHMIQQGSASQPSALASPKEGKEVECKKDVQGYLQDLPISAPSDDRAFKNYNQMSGNINLQTNEADILGAQLFKRKNENILQEDKDKSIDDNYFLMNIPISDWNKYTKKNKQKKRSKLRESGKKRSYNKEHEHSDRKKMKCQIKHKDNQKQSSISRNEECKDSVDVIPKSLPVIHVRLVGSEFSIQNNKAKDYDDNIPAECTSFDTRQEYSESLASKHDLQNKNSGETLESRATLSPHQRIDCSHEEKVHRCKTKITTTSDMGTTSCCSGSNMDSSCCNGSDMGTTTCCSHSEVSNQCSQESSFNLNCKCKLLTMKNLRKSHIAKPMLAGCCNRCSLRKESGTAGIQMQDAKTGLRELANFFDRSTNKADEHGNFDISNEIISNLERNIKLVMHKNSMKMAIKSLLKKDARRNPKVQLRRDPKIAVGEMGVYEDVHDMERGIRECCFQGDNDNTSWRFHDLLSSDSGSSSDSDTSDGKLIIDTDS, from the exons ATGTCACAGTGTGGTACTGGAAAGGACTGTGCTATGCAGTCCTGTGATGGCAAGAGCTGCAGTTACAACACTAGGTGCAAGATGTCTAATGGTATAGGGTGTGTAAATCTTAGCACAGGCAGTAGATGTGGAACTCTGCACCTCAACCCAGCTGAAAGATATACAAGTAAGATATATTGCGACAGGGTCTCCCCAGCGGCTGTTACAACGAATTATCAGACAGTATCATCCAAGGTTATGAAGAGTTCTGTAAGAGATGATTGCTACGACACTCTCGGTAATGGAACTTGTGGCAGTTACGTGAAAATGGCAAGTTTACAGGAAATCACTAGAGAGACTGTACCTCTTCATTCTGCTGAATGCTCCTATGGTGAGAACAGTGATAAACCTGTTCACAAGATTCCAGTTGCTGACACTAAAGTCATGGAGGTGACAAAACTTGAGGCTCGGGGTGATGGAGCGGAGATTGTAGGGAGCACAGGCATGATGAGGGCTGGTGGACGACACCAGTTGGTAGATATTCATGGACTAGCAGTATTTTTACGACAATCTACTCGTTGTTTGTCTTGCCAAGCTGCTTGCTGCCTCTATGTCACTGGCACCATCTCTGCCCAGCTGGCTGCTGTCACACAG GTGAAGATCACATGCCAAAAGTGTCACTACACTGCTTCACAGGCCCTTTCCCGGCCAGCAACTGCATCAGATGATTCGGGTTCACCCCGACCCACCTCCCTGCAGCCCACTCCTCCTGCCGATAATCAGAGTCCTCTCCTGCCAACTACATCTAATGACTTACACCAGTCGCACTCCTATATATCAACTTTACATCAAAATTCACTCAAGATACCCAAGGAAGAGCAAACATCTGCCACAACTCTACCAGGATACTCCACCGTTAGGGGAACCAAGTGGCTAGCTTCAAGAAGTGGAGCTTCCAGTAAACTGCCAATTTTGTCATCTCTTCCTTCCTTTCAGTCATTGGAGGAGATGATGAAGGAGGAAGCACAAGCATTGCCCTCAAGCACCAGTTCCCACCACACCATAAAGCCACCATCAACATTTGTAGATAATAAAAACATTCTCTCCACCCTAGACTTGTGTGATTCGACACACAGCTGCAGCCTCTCTGCCAcgccaccagaccacaaca AAGTAATTGCCTACACCCATGGAAGCACAGCTGCCgtaagctccagcagcaccatgaAAAAAGCATCGAGTCATTGTGGAAGCCAAGCAAATAACAACTTCAACCTCTGTGATGAAGTGGAAGAACCAAAGAGGCTTCCAGAGACTCAAAACCATACACCCAAACTCTCCTCAAAAACTGCCTTGAGCAGCCACCAAACATCTGCAGCAGATAGTTCCATACCTTGTGCACCTTCTTTAGCTTCTGCTTTTTCATCCACAAGTTCTGATGCTCATTCATCTTCAACATTATCACCCACTTTTTCTTCATCTATTTTTCCCAATTCTGCTTCCGCTTTACTCAAGCTGCTGTCCTCCACAGTGTCATCACCACCCTTGCCATTTACTCTGCCACTGTATTCGGCCCTCTTTCAGAACACTCTTGTACCGGACCCACTGATGGAAACATTAGAAATCAAGAAGAAGGTAGAGAAAGGCTTGGAGGAATCTCTACGCCTGGTGAGACACATGATCCAGCAAGGCTCCGCATCACAACCCTCTGCCTTGGCGTCGCCAAAAGAGGGGAAGGAAGTAGAATGCAAGAAAGATGTTCAAGGTTATTTACAAGATCTGCCTATATCTGCACCTTCAGATGACAGGGcttttaagaattacaaccagatGTCTGGTAATATCAATTTACAAACAAATGAAGCAGATATTTTAGGAGCCCAACTTTTcaaaagaaaaaatgaaaatattctccAGGAAGACAAGGATAAATCAATAGATGATAATTATTTCTTAATGAACATCCCCATTAGTGATTGGAATAAGTATACAAAAaagaacaaacaaaaaaaacgctCGAAGCTCAGAGAAAGTGGCAAGAAGCGATCTTataacaaagaacatgaacactcTGACAGAAAGAAAATGAAATGTCAAATAAAACACAAGGATAACCAAAAACAATCTTCCATTTCAAGAAATGAGGAATGCAAGGACTCTGTAGACGTTATTCCAAAATCTTTACCTGTAATTCATGTTCGCCTTGTGGGATCAGAGTTCAGTATCCAAAATAATAAGGCAAAGGATTATGATGATAATATACCTGCTgaatgcacttcatttgataccaGGCAAGAATATTCAGAGTCTTTGGCTAGTAAACACGACCTTCAAAATAAAAACTCAGGCGAGACGCTTGAATCTCGGGCAACCTTGTCACCACACCAAAGAATAGATTGCTCCCACGAGGAAAAAGTGCACAGATGCAAGACAAAAATTACCACCACCTCAGATATGGGCACCACCTCTTGTTGCAGTGGTTCAAATATGGACTCCTCGTGCTGTAATGGTTCAGATATGGGCACCACTACCTGCTGTAGTCATTCAGAGGTCTCCAATCAATGCAGTCAAGAGTCTTCATTCAATTTGAATTGTAAGTGTAAACTGTTAACAATGAAAAATCTAAGAAAATCACACATTGCAAAACCAATGTTGGCTGGATGCTGCAATAGATGCAGCCTGAGGAAAGAATCAGGTACTGCTGGGATCCAGATGCAGGATGCTAAAACTGGACTTAGAGAATTAGCAAATTTCTTCGATAGAAGCACTAACAAAGCAGATGAACATGGAAATTTTGATATATCTAATGAAATTATCAGTAACCTTGAAAGAAATATAAAGCTGGTGATGCATAAAAACTCAATGAAAATGGCCATAAAATCTTTACTCAAGAAAGATGCACGAAGAAATCCAAAAGTCCAGTTGCGTAGGGATCCGAAAATTGCAGTAGGCGAGATGGGTGTTTATGAGGACGTACATGATATGGAAAGAGGCATCAGAGAGTGCTGCTTCCAGGGAGATAATGATAACACATCTTGGAGGTTCCATGATCTTCTGTCCAGTGACTCTGGCTCCAGTTCTGACTCTGACACAAGTGATGGGAAGCTCATCATTGACACAGATAGCTAA